A genomic window from Nematostella vectensis chromosome 9, jaNemVect1.1, whole genome shotgun sequence includes:
- the LOC5517285 gene encoding phenylacetaldehyde reductase yields the protein MDLGGETNASTAENTPRVLVTGASGFIACHVVKQLLEEGKFIVRGTVRDLSVDKKVQPLRNLCPDSKYPLEIVEADLMDEVCWERAAKDCQYVLHMASPFPASNPKLESDIIEPAVEGTRSVLKACAKCGVKRVVLTSSIAAVSFGHDDSRVLTEEDWSIESECFPYAKSKLLAEKEAWKLVEGLPGDEKFELVVINPGLVYGPVLQGSNCTSMEIPCRLLERQMLMVPKYNLGIVDVRDVAKAHISAITAPNAPGNRYIAVTGNMWVHETARILNDEFRPQGYKVPTMVAPKLGLYVVALFDSSVRMILPEVGKCVTFSNKKIKEDLGFAPRELKDTVIDMAYSMIEQGFVKKTPKYHGPPATNNSNNHTTNSEESQKVAQ from the exons ATGGATTTAGGAGGAGAAACGAACGCTTCTACTGCTGAGAACACTCCACGAGTTCTGGTGACTGGAGCATCGGGATTTATTGCTTGTCATGTTGTAAAGCAGCTTTTAGAGGAAGGGAAATTTATCGTGAGGGGAACTGTAAGGGATTTATCCGTCGACAAGAAAGTTCAGCCTTTGAGAAACCTCTGCCCAGACTCGAAATACCCATTGGAAATCGTTGAAGCTGATCTTATGGATGAAGTTTGCTGGGAAAG AGCTGCCAAGGATTGTCAGTATGTTCTTCATATGGCCTCTCCATTCCCAGCATCAAACCCTAAGCTGGAAAGTGATATAATTGAACCAGCAGTAGAAGGAACAAGAAGCGTTCTCAAGGCGTGTGCTAAGTGTGGCGTCAAGCGTGTTGTACTGACAAGCTCAATAGCTGCTGTATCTT ttggCCATGATGACTCACGTGTGCTTACAGAGGAAGACTGGTCTATTGAGAGTGAATGCTTTCCATATGCAAAGAGCAAGCTTCTAGCTGAAAAGGAAGCATGGAAGCTTGTTGAAGGTTTACCAG gTGATGAAAAGTTTGAGCTAGTAGTGATAAACCCTGGTCTGGTATATGGACCAGTATTGCAAGGATCTAATTGTACTAGTATGGAG ATTCCATGCCGGCTATTAGAGCGCCAGATGTTAATGGTCCCCAAGTACAACCTTGGTATTGTTGATGTGAGGGATGTTGCCAAAGCCCATATATCTGCAATAACAGCCCCAAACGCACCAG GTAACCGTTATATAGCAGTCACAGGAAACATGTGGGTTCATGAAACTGCTAGAATATTGAATGATGAATTTCGACCACAAG GATATAAAGTCCCTACCATGGTGGCCCCTAAGTTGGGGCTTTATGTGGTGGCGTTGTTTGACAGCAGTGTCAGGATGATTCTCCCTGAGGTTGGCAAATGTGTTACGTTCAGCAATAAAAAG ATCAAGGAAGATCTTGGGTTTGCTCCAAGGGAACTGAAGGATACTGTTATTGATATGGCTTACTCCATGATCGAACAGGGATTCGTGAAGAAGACTCCTAAATACCATGGGCCGCCAGCTACAAATAACTCCAATAATCACACAACAAACTCGGAAGAGAGCCAAAAAGTCGCACAATAA
- the LOC5517286 gene encoding arf-GAP domain and FG repeat-containing protein 1, giving the protein MATARKKQDEKNLKILRDLASQQHNKKCFDCGQRGPTYVNMTIGSFVCTSCSGILRGLNPPQRVKSISMTSFTPQEIEYLQGAGNEVCKKTWLGLWNSANNPEPESRDEQKVKDFMIQKYERRRWYIPPQQASAVASTAEAKPLKQLLGQDAPTLVTSAASRERPRTTSQSSIPGVAPPPSSQPAPAPAPPQPAPKVDLLADLGGDPFGQSQGGGGFGAFGQAPQTAQQQGFASFDAFGQQSAAPVQTSFGQAPVAPVQTSSFDPFGSTAPQQASSGFANFSQPQPIQQPAAQSQHQGGGFDAFGGSSGFDAFGSSPPSGGIQPSSSQGGIFGSPLSASNSFGPMISSSSTAPISSNPPEDKYSALSALDTLFGPSSNAGGTVSSSMPSSTGGGSVFGSSTSSSSGMASGPNPFASAGTSSGFPQQQPAQPSNPFQGLGNIGGSGGGGMGQMNGPATSMNPASSMSGGGLSSGGFGSFTQSQSSSMFGQPVPPQQSGWGGMQTSAAPQQNLSFGGAGMTALAANQFGKVPPQNAQMGPQGGFGQFGGQASSGMQPGQQGFGAQQAVGMQGGFGGMSQMGGAGQPQMPPTSASTQWGVSGSGGGSQWGSFGQAAPTSLSSGFGGQGGMFGTPGGQQSGFHGGIGGGGMGGGFSGQGGGFPTSQAQADGFGTSQGGFGASQGGFGASQGGFGAKMGGGMGGQQYGQPQQQPQHQQFAGWQQTPQQNPFMGGGGGGMPQMQRQSNNPFM; this is encoded by the exons ATGGCTACGGCCAGAAAGAAACAGGACGAAAAGAACCTCAAAATTCTCCGCGATCTCGCTTCTCAGCAGCACAACAAGAAATGCTTCGACTGCGGTCAACGGGGACCCACATATGTGAATATGACGATTGGATCTTTTGTATGCACCTCGTGCAGTGGTATTTT ACGGGGATTGAATCCTCCACAAAGAGTAAAGTCTATATCTATGACGAGTTTTACTCCACAAGAAATAGAATATCTTCAAGGAGCGGGGAATGAG GTGTGTAAAAAGACCTGGCTTGGCTTATGGAACTCTGCAAATAACCCGGAACCTGAATCAAGAGACGAACAGAAAGTGAAAGACTTTATGATTCAAAAATATGAACGGAGAAGATGGTACATTCCTCCTCAGCAGGCTTCCGCAGTGGCATCAACCGCAGAAGCCAAACCTCTGAAGCAACTGCTTGGACAAGATGCCCCCACTCTAGTG ACATCAGCAGCATCCAGAGAAAGACCTCGTACGACCAGTCAGTCAAGTATTCCAGGCGTGGCTCCCCCACCTTCCTCCCAGCCTGCACCTGCGCCTGCCCCACCCCAGCCTGCCCCAAAAGTGGACTTGCTAGCTGACCTGGGTGGCGATCCATTTGGCCAATCACAAG GTGGAGGAGGTTTTGGGGCTTTCGGCCAGGCACCACAGACAGCCCAACAACAAGGTTTTGCAAGCTTTGATGCTTTTGGCCAACAATCTGCTGCACCTGTTCAGACTTCATTTGGCCAGGCACCAGTTGCTCCTGTCCAGACATCGTCGTTTGATCCCTTTGGCTCAACTGCCCCCCAGCAAGCTTCCTCTGGCTTTGCAAACTTCAGCCAGCCTCAGCCAATACAACAGCCAGCGGCTCAGTCACAACATCAGGGAGGTGGTTTTGATGCATTTGGGGGCTCGTCAGGTTTTGATGCCTTTGGGTCGTCCCCACCTTCCGGAG GAATTCAACCATCCAGTTCCCAAGGAGGAATATTTGGATCCCCTCTATCAGCGAGTAACAGCTTTGGACCAATGATCTCTTCTTCGTCAACTGCGCCCATTTCTAGCAACCCCCCAGAGGATAAGTACTCTGCTTTAAGTGCCCTTGACACCTTATTTGGCCCAAGCAGTAACGCCGGCGGGACAGTATCCAGCTCTATGCCAAGTAGCACAGGAGGGGGCTCTGTGTTTGGAAGTAGCACTAGTTCATCATCTGGGATGGCATCGGGTCCTAACCCATTTGCAAGTGCTGGAACCTCTAGTGGATTCCCTCAGCAGCAGCCAGCTCAACCTTCAAACCCATTCCAGGGACTAGGAAATATTGGAGGTTCAGGAGGTGGAGGGATGGGTCAAATGAATGGGCCAGCAACAAGCATGAACCCTGCTAGCAGCATGTCTGGGGGTGGTTTATCAAGCGGAGGGTTTGGCAGCTTTACACAGTCGCAGTCCAGTTCCATGTTTGGACAACCAGTTCCCCCTCAGCAGTCTGGCTGGGGTGGGATGCAGACCAGTGCGGCACCACAGCAGAATCTAAGTTTTGGTGGCGCAGGGATGACAGCTTTGGCTGCCAATCAGTTTGGTAAAGTGCCACCTCAGAATGCTCAAATGGGACCACAGGGTGGTTTTGGACAGTTTGGAGGACAGGCCTCTTCTGGTATGCAGCCTGGCCAGCAGGGATTTGGTGCTCAGCAAGCTGTTGGGATGCAGGGAGGATTTGGGGGAATGTCTCAAATGGGTGGAGCTGGGCAGCCTCAAATGCCGCCTACTAGTGCAAGTACCCAATGGGGTGTTAGCGGTAGTGGCGGCGGAAGTCAGTGGGGTTCGTTCGGCCAGGCAGCACCTACCAGTCTGAGCAGTGGCTTTGGTGGCCAGGGTGGCATGTTTGGCACACCCGGTGGCCAGCAGAGTGGGTTTCATGGCGGGATCGGAGGGGGAGGAATGGGCGGTGGCTTCAGTGGTCAAGGAGGGGGTTTTCCTACTAGTCAAGCTCAAGCTGATGGCTTTGgcaccagtcaaggtggttTTGGTGCCAGTCAAGGTGGTTTTGGCGCCAGTCAAGGTGGTTTTGGTGCTAAGATGGGAGGTGGTATGGGAGGACAGCAATATGGCCAGCCTCAACAACAACCACAGCATCAGCAATTTGCTGGATGGCAACAGACGCCCCAACAGAACCCATTTATG ggtggtggcggtggtggtatGCCACAAATGCAGCGACAGTCAAACAACCCCTTCATGTAG
- the LOC116621522 gene encoding uncharacterized protein LOC116621522 encodes MEKCAIAAFTLFLLACEANSERPSITTSTNLIQATWRNHLSPKEAKLQLRVKPTDGSKPEKACNTNDVTSSLVCKVEGLEKASLHTLHLAYMDNSGSGEITEILYAMTDGEAVCKDMHFEFFSIIALALAVGILGLALFLLVLCLICRKGKRGFTSITARTRRQLSASGEVATGTWYYEEPTSSSRATPVKPAPYKGKGPWEPPSYKGKIASVNEGIEIGELPVTRAVYNRGSETSDEIANAEMYQSAMYDADTNVSQAGFYEI; translated from the exons ATGGAGAAGTGTGCTATTGCGGCGTTCACTCTATTTTTACTTGCTTGTGAAG CTAACAGTGAGCGTCCAAGCATAACTACAAGCACCAACCTCATCCAGGCAACATGGCGTAACCATCTCTCCCCCAAAGAGGCGAAGCTTCAGCTTCGTGTCAAGCCAACCGACGGTTCTAAGCCGGAGAAAGCGTGTAATACAAAtgacgtgacgtcatcacttgtgTGCAAGGTGGAGGGACTGGAAAAGGCGTCTCTTCATACGTTGCACCTCGCTTATATGGACAACAGTGGAAGCGGGGAAATTACCGAGATATTGTACGCCATGACCGACGGGGAAG cggtGTGTAAGGACATgcattttgagtttttttccatCATTGCGCTCGCGTTGGCTGTCGGGATACTGGGGCTGGCGTTGTTTCTTCTGGTATTATGTCTCATATGCCGCAAGGGGAAAAGAG GATTTACATCAATAACAGCCAGGACAAGAAG GCAATTGTCTGCATCTGGTGAAGTCGCTACTGGTACCTGG TATTATGAAGAACCAACCTCTTCTAGTCGTGCAACACCCGTCAAACCAGCGCCATATAAGGGCAAAGGGCCATGGGAGCCACCGTCATATAAGGGCAAAATCGCCTCAGTGAATGAAGGGATAGAAATTGGTGAGCTTCCTGTCACAAGAGCAGTCTACAATCGAGGCAGTGAGACTAGTGACGAGATAGCTAATGCCGAGATGTATCAAAGCGCCATGTACGACGCAGACACCAACGTAAGTCAAGCCGGCTTCTACGAGATTTGA